One window from the genome of Crassostrea angulata isolate pt1a10 chromosome 2, ASM2561291v2, whole genome shotgun sequence encodes:
- the LOC128170481 gene encoding uncharacterized protein LOC128170481 isoform X2 gives MATHQCVECSDVSSLDLCTHTVDCAHDEVCFTNRREVSEGTYLYSAGCTTKQSCEAGHPVVHTTEAPVEQGLGHIIGRKRRQETGTCYKCCSSTGATKEPCNNQLCKVPTQPLMCHQCGDIGGVIPCLTSEVISDHLAPCPTGYFCMTDLYHHFDGSINIYKRCVNEAICQNMWLKSTSDNTNCMNFVHHLRPQAQYTNYDCHYCCTQDGCNSKIAPANNTLYTSY, from the exons ATGGCCACACATCAGTGTGTTGAATGTTCCGATGTCTCCTCATTAGACCTGTGTACACATACAGTTGATTGTGCCCATGATGAG GTTTGTTTCACCAATAGAAGAGAAGTATCTGAGGGAACATACCTCTATAGCGCAGGATGTACCACAAAACAG TCTTGTGAAGCTGGTCATCCAGTGGTGCACACGACGGAAGCCCCAGTAGAACAGGGTCTGGGTCACATCATCGGGAGGAAGCGGCGACAGGAGACGGGCACCTGCTACAAGTGCTGCTCCAGTACAGGGGCGACCAAAGAACCTTGCAACAACCAACTTTGCAAAGTACCAA cTCAACCGCTAATGTGTCATCAATGTGGTGACATTGGTGGCGTTATTCCGTGCCTTACAAGTGAGGTGATTTCGGATCATTTGGCGCCGTGTCCAACAGGATACTTTTGTATGACCGACCTTTACCACCACTTTGATGGCTCTATCAACATTTATAAAAG ATGTGTGAACGAGGCGATTTGTCAGAACATGTGGTTGAAGTCTACCTCAGACAACACTAACTGCATGAACTTTGTCCACCATCTCCGTCCCCAGGCCCAGTACACGAACTACGACTGTCACTACTGTTGTACACAAGACGGGTGTAACTCCAAGATAGCTCCCGCCAATAACACTCTGTATACAAGTTActga
- the LOC128170480 gene encoding cholecystokinin receptor type A-like, with protein MASSTDADILLSEQHSKQLLPNTVLDLIAGAFGFFGNGIVLLMYTRYITDKSGTRYFIPILALVDLIGCVSSVSSFHLDNTMRYVYPSENLCKSLFFLIIVSGGFSAHLIFAIALQRYLIICRPFGQQMTQRYRRIAVLAIFLFSLGYAAPLLKFAGLKETGKRYTEGNDTQKISVSFCYFDGGSYGSRVMLPYFGTLLLLSFINIIATSGLYIPVTKTIYKTLSPFNGAAYRVNNLQDEETRVTSTDDHSSSFEQAKITEIPRQDLTKRTNCSEPQPTACRESNHKQQTRRKLSIMFLLIIVVYVVSYLTSLITQIHTFVTGIRLTGYRLNINFFFLRFNLLNHIANPYIYWFYDVKFRGELKKLCCRRLQKNSFDL; from the coding sequence ATGGCCAGCAGTACAGACGCGGATATTCTACTGTCAGAGCAACATTCGAAGCAACTACTCCCCAACACGGTGTTGGACCTGATTGCAGGAGCATTTGGTTTCTTTGGAAACGGCATTGTCCTTCTGATGTACACCAGGTACATAACCGATAAAAGCGGCACAAGGTACTTCATCCCGATCCTGGCTCTAGTGGACCTCATAGGATGTGTATCGAGTGTGAGCAGTTTTCACTTAGACAACACGATGAGATACGTCTATCCGAGCGAAAACCTCTGCAAATCCCTATTTTTCCTGATTATCGTGTCCGGCGGGTTTTCCGCTCATCTGATTTTTGCTATCGCATTGCAGCGATATCTGATAATTTGCCGCCCTTTTGGTCAGCAGATGACTCAAAGGTACCGCAGAATTGCAGTTTTGGCTATTTTTCTTTTCTCGCTTGGATATGCGGCCCCATTGCTGAAGTTTGCTGGGTTGAAAGAGACTGGAAAACGATATACCGAAGGGAATGACACACAGAAAATCTCAGTATCTTTCTGCTATTTTGACGGTGGTTCATACGGATCTCGAGTGATGCTACCGTACTTTGGAACGCTTCTTCTGCTTTCGTTCATCAATATCATAGCGACTTCTGGATTATACATTCCCGTGACCAAAACCATTTATAAAACATTATCGCCATTTAATGGAGCTGCCTATAGGGTAAACAATTTACAAGACGAAGAAACCCGCGTTACCTCCACAGATGATCATAGTTCAAGTTTTGAACAAGCCAAAATAACGGAAATTCCTCGACAGGATTTGACTAAGAGGACAAATTGCTCTGAGCCACAACCAACTGCTTGCCGAGAATCTAACCATAAACAACAGACTCGCAGAAAACTTAGCATTATGTTTCTGCTAATCATTGTTGTCTACGTAGTTTCGTACCTGACGTCATTGATTACACAAATCCACACATTTGTGACTGGAATACGTTTAACGGGATACCGACTAAATATCAATTTCTTCTTTCTGCGTTTTAATCTTCTAAATCATATCGCAAACCCGTACATCTATTGGTTTTACGATGTCAAGTTTAGGGGAGAACTTAAGAAACTATGTTGTAGGAGACTACAAAAAAACTCTTTCGACctttaa
- the LOC128170481 gene encoding uncharacterized protein LOC128170481 isoform X1, protein MNTAFIMAGIKTISVDKSSVKWTLGQRSVLALVLLNNVLIGAMATHQCVECSDVSSLDLCTHTVDCAHDEVCFTNRREVSEGTYLYSAGCTTKQSCEAGHPVVHTTEAPVEQGLGHIIGRKRRQETGTCYKCCSSTGATKEPCNNQLCKVPTQPLMCHQCGDIGGVIPCLTSEVISDHLAPCPTGYFCMTDLYHHFDGSINIYKRCVNEAICQNMWLKSTSDNTNCMNFVHHLRPQAQYTNYDCHYCCTQDGCNSKIAPANNTLYTSY, encoded by the exons ATGAATACAGCGTTCATAATGGCGGGAATCAAAACAATATCAGTTGACAAAAGCAGTGTAAAATGGACACTGGGTCAGAGGTCTG tgcTCGCTTTGGTCTTATTAAACAACGTATTGATAGGAG CAATGGCCACACATCAGTGTGTTGAATGTTCCGATGTCTCCTCATTAGACCTGTGTACACATACAGTTGATTGTGCCCATGATGAG GTTTGTTTCACCAATAGAAGAGAAGTATCTGAGGGAACATACCTCTATAGCGCAGGATGTACCACAAAACAG TCTTGTGAAGCTGGTCATCCAGTGGTGCACACGACGGAAGCCCCAGTAGAACAGGGTCTGGGTCACATCATCGGGAGGAAGCGGCGACAGGAGACGGGCACCTGCTACAAGTGCTGCTCCAGTACAGGGGCGACCAAAGAACCTTGCAACAACCAACTTTGCAAAGTACCAA cTCAACCGCTAATGTGTCATCAATGTGGTGACATTGGTGGCGTTATTCCGTGCCTTACAAGTGAGGTGATTTCGGATCATTTGGCGCCGTGTCCAACAGGATACTTTTGTATGACCGACCTTTACCACCACTTTGATGGCTCTATCAACATTTATAAAAG ATGTGTGAACGAGGCGATTTGTCAGAACATGTGGTTGAAGTCTACCTCAGACAACACTAACTGCATGAACTTTGTCCACCATCTCCGTCCCCAGGCCCAGTACACGAACTACGACTGTCACTACTGTTGTACACAAGACGGGTGTAACTCCAAGATAGCTCCCGCCAATAACACTCTGTATACAAGTTActga